The following proteins are co-located in the Dyadobacter chenwenxiniae genome:
- the pta gene encoding phosphate acetyltransferase, with the protein MTKTIFIASAEPYAGKSVIALGLVNMLLSKTQKIGFFKPIISQQEPGRKDKHIEAIISYFSLPIAYEDTFAFTRQEVLQHPESENWGEMINTIISKFKKLEEDYDFTVIEGSDFLGEGIAFEFESNAAIAKNLGAPVLTIINGENKSTAQIINSALNVLRNFESREVQVLGIVANRVKAEQVEDVRELLRMQLPDDIMLTVIPWEKALLSPTMREIADALDAKVLFGEHLLSSQVDNYVTGAMMLPNFLNHIKENVLIITPGDRGDIVIGALQANLSTNYPKVAGIVLTAGTIPEEPVMRLVEGLQNIIPIIAVQQGTFGTTTAIGAIHSRITADNTKKIELAIDTFEKYVDMKKLDDKIITFQPEGITPHMFQYQLVKWAKSQKKHIVLPEGNDDRILRAAARLVGQNVVDLTILGDPTEVAAAIKRLGIDLDLNIVRVVNPTHSEHYEDYVETLYELRKNKNVNLEMARDLMTDVSYFGTMMVYKGHADGMVSGAVHTTQHTIRPALQFIKTKPGVSIVSSIFFMCLPDRVAIFGDCAVNPNPTASQLADIAISSAESSARFGIEPRIAMLSYSSGTSGEGEDVERVREATALVKERAPHLKVEGPIQYDAAVDPIVGNQKLSNSEVAGKASVLIFPDLNTGNNTYKAVQRETGALAIGPMLQGLNKPINDLSRGCTVDDIFNTVVITAIQCQQE; encoded by the coding sequence ATGACAAAGACTATTTTTATCGCTTCCGCAGAGCCATATGCAGGGAAGTCAGTGATTGCATTGGGCCTTGTTAATATGCTTTTGTCCAAAACACAAAAAATCGGTTTTTTTAAACCCATCATTTCCCAGCAGGAACCCGGGCGGAAAGACAAGCACATTGAGGCCATTATTAGTTACTTTTCATTGCCTATTGCTTACGAGGATACATTCGCTTTTACCCGGCAGGAAGTTTTGCAACACCCCGAATCGGAAAACTGGGGCGAAATGATCAACACCATTATCAGCAAGTTTAAAAAGCTGGAAGAGGATTACGATTTTACCGTCATTGAAGGAAGTGACTTTTTAGGTGAAGGAATTGCCTTTGAATTCGAATCCAACGCGGCGATTGCTAAAAACCTTGGTGCGCCGGTGCTGACAATCATCAATGGTGAAAATAAATCTACGGCTCAGATTATTAATTCAGCGCTGAATGTGCTGCGAAATTTTGAATCGCGTGAAGTCCAGGTGCTGGGCATTGTGGCGAATCGGGTTAAGGCCGAACAAGTGGAAGACGTCAGGGAATTGCTGCGGATGCAGTTACCGGACGACATTATGCTCACGGTGATTCCCTGGGAAAAAGCGCTGCTAAGTCCTACTATGCGCGAAATTGCCGATGCGCTCGACGCCAAAGTGCTTTTTGGGGAACATTTGCTTTCGAGCCAGGTTGACAACTACGTGACCGGTGCCATGATGCTGCCCAACTTTCTGAACCATATCAAAGAGAATGTGCTGATCATCACACCCGGCGACCGGGGCGACATTGTGATCGGTGCATTGCAGGCTAACCTTTCCACCAATTATCCCAAAGTTGCAGGCATTGTTCTGACGGCCGGAACCATTCCCGAAGAGCCGGTAATGAGGCTGGTGGAAGGTTTGCAAAACATTATCCCCATCATTGCCGTACAGCAAGGCACATTTGGAACGACGACGGCCATTGGTGCGATACATTCGCGAATTACTGCGGACAACACGAAAAAGATCGAGCTGGCGATCGACACTTTTGAAAAATATGTGGATATGAAAAAGCTGGATGATAAAATCATCACATTCCAGCCAGAAGGAATCACGCCACATATGTTTCAGTATCAACTGGTGAAATGGGCGAAAAGCCAGAAAAAGCACATTGTCCTGCCGGAAGGCAATGATGACCGGATTTTACGGGCGGCTGCCAGGTTAGTTGGCCAGAATGTGGTGGACCTGACGATCCTTGGTGATCCAACGGAAGTTGCCGCTGCTATTAAAAGGCTGGGAATAGATCTCGACCTGAATATAGTCAGGGTTGTAAATCCAACTCATTCGGAACATTATGAAGATTATGTAGAGACACTGTATGAGCTCCGGAAAAATAAAAATGTAAACCTGGAAATGGCGCGCGACCTGATGACGGATGTCTCGTATTTCGGCACAATGATGGTTTACAAAGGTCATGCGGATGGAATGGTTTCCGGCGCGGTGCACACGACGCAGCACACGATCCGGCCCGCATTGCAGTTTATCAAAACAAAACCAGGCGTTTCCATCGTCTCGTCCATCTTCTTTATGTGCCTCCCGGACCGCGTCGCGATCTTTGGCGACTGTGCCGTAAACCCAAACCCAACGGCTTCCCAGCTTGCCGATATCGCTATTTCATCCGCCGAAAGCAGTGCGAGATTTGGCATTGAACCGCGCATTGCAATGCTGTCTTATTCATCCGGAACTTCGGGAGAAGGCGAGGATGTGGAACGTGTTCGCGAGGCGACGGCTCTTGTAAAGGAGCGGGCGCCGCATCTCAAAGTGGAAGGTCCCATCCAGTATGACGCCGCTGTGGACCCGATTGTAGGCAACCAGAAATTATCGAATTCCGAAGTAGCAGGAAAGGCCAGCGTGCTGATTTTTCCAGACCTGAACACAGGGAATAACACTTACAAAGCCGTTCAGCGTGAAACGGGGGCTTTGGCAATCGGGCCGATGTTGCAGGGGCTGAATAAACCCATCAACGACCTGAGCCGCGGATGCACCGTCGACGATATTTTTAACACCGTGGTAATCACCGCCATTCAATGTCAGCAAGAATGA
- a CDS encoding TolC family protein, with the protein MKLKFHIAALMSFLATGSIKAQEHSLPQLLELAMKNDFSIQSAQLEERKTNARIDEVKSALLPSVNVSGDYKRYFKIPGQVVPASAFGGPEGQYSTLAFGLPYNLSTTAQVTQNLYNPSVRYALKAANLNRELTSLSTVKTKEDVAYNVTDAYYNLVTVVQQMAFLDSNLISLDRMYKVSDLLYQNKLGQRVDVDRILINKTTTETQLATLKDNYSQLVNLLKYYTGTPQSDSLRIAINVSDVSLPVQSQDAESRRTDVALIQKQRDLNELQDKNIKSGFIPTVSAYGTANMSFYAKAGENSTFQDVPGYWAGLQLNWSVFDGMARRAKRSQNQIDNEKLGVQLRQVKESIAMEEANARNKFAVEQRNINAKKDQVALAGRVYKQIQLQFKEGTVSLTDVIQAENSNLDAQSNYLTSLVQLLKAELEWKKATGSLIQK; encoded by the coding sequence ATGAAATTAAAATTTCATATCGCAGCCCTTATGTCTTTTTTGGCCACCGGCAGCATTAAAGCGCAGGAGCATTCGCTGCCGCAACTATTGGAATTAGCCATGAAGAATGATTTTAGCATTCAGTCGGCGCAGTTGGAAGAAAGGAAAACCAATGCCAGAATTGATGAGGTAAAATCGGCCCTGCTTCCCAGTGTGAATGTTTCGGGGGATTACAAGCGTTACTTTAAAATTCCAGGTCAGGTTGTGCCGGCAAGTGCATTTGGCGGACCCGAAGGGCAGTACAGTACATTGGCTTTTGGATTGCCTTACAATCTGTCAACAACAGCGCAAGTAACTCAGAATCTGTACAATCCATCCGTAAGATATGCACTGAAAGCAGCGAATCTGAATCGGGAGCTTACCTCGTTAAGCACTGTAAAAACCAAGGAAGATGTAGCTTACAATGTTACAGATGCTTATTACAACTTGGTTACGGTAGTGCAGCAGATGGCTTTTTTAGACAGCAACCTTATTTCGCTGGATCGCATGTACAAAGTTTCTGATTTGCTTTATCAGAACAAACTGGGCCAACGCGTGGATGTGGACAGGATTTTGATCAACAAAACCACAACAGAAACGCAGCTGGCAACATTGAAAGACAATTACAGTCAGCTCGTCAACCTCCTGAAATATTACACCGGGACCCCGCAATCCGATTCGTTGCGTATAGCGATAAACGTTAGTGATGTTTCGCTTCCTGTGCAGTCGCAAGATGCCGAATCAAGGCGCACAGATGTGGCTTTAATACAAAAGCAGCGCGATTTGAACGAGTTGCAGGACAAGAACATTAAGTCTGGCTTTATCCCGACTGTAAGTGCTTACGGAACAGCAAATATGTCGTTCTACGCCAAAGCAGGGGAGAATTCAACCTTTCAGGACGTGCCGGGTTACTGGGCTGGGTTGCAGCTGAACTGGAGTGTTTTTGACGGGATGGCAAGAAGGGCGAAAAGGAGTCAGAACCAGATCGATAACGAGAAACTGGGTGTGCAGCTGCGGCAGGTCAAAGAGTCCATAGCCATGGAAGAAGCCAATGCGAGAAACAAATTTGCCGTAGAACAAAGGAATATTAATGCAAAGAAAGATCAGGTGGCTTTGGCCGGCAGGGTTTACAAACAGATCCAATTACAATTCAAAGAAGGAACGGTTTCGCTGACGGACGTAATTCAAGCAGAAAACAGCAACCTGGACGCCCAAAGTAATTACCTGACTTCCCTCGTCCAATTGCTGAAAGCCGAACTGGAATGGAAGAAGGCGACCGGCTCATTGATACAAAAATAA
- a CDS encoding FAD:protein FMN transferase translates to MFSERIVKCVFIWGLSAVTSFTYAQESRYSFEQGMMGSPFKLVFYAKNDSVANIAAQSAFKRIEKLNELLSDYRDGSEINMLSAQSGSGKWVPVSDDLFNILAISQDISVKTDGAFDATLGPVVQMWRHATRKGIFPKESEIKEAMAKTGYTKMKLDPKSKKVFLSQKGMRLDIGGLGKGFAAEEAVKVLQTFGIKSIMMDAGGKIVLTSPPPGTEGWNITISNGSDSLKTMALSNVALATSGPTYRFMEYNGTRYSHIVDPKTGIGLLFHVRTTVISLDGTVADALATAFSVAGIAKSKKIIARFPDSKVWLVERQDERVAEWNTLE, encoded by the coding sequence ATGTTTTCAGAAAGGATTGTTAAATGCGTTTTTATATGGGGACTAAGTGCAGTGACTTCGTTCACTTATGCCCAGGAAAGTAGATATAGTTTTGAACAAGGCATGATGGGCTCTCCATTTAAGCTCGTGTTTTATGCAAAAAACGATTCCGTAGCTAACATTGCAGCCCAAAGTGCATTTAAAAGAATTGAGAAACTGAACGAACTTTTAAGCGATTACCGCGATGGAAGTGAAATAAACATGCTTTCGGCCCAGTCCGGAAGCGGCAAATGGGTGCCGGTGAGTGATGATCTCTTCAACATTCTGGCCATCAGTCAGGATATCAGCGTAAAAACGGATGGGGCTTTTGACGCAACTTTGGGCCCGGTGGTGCAGATGTGGCGCCACGCGACCAGGAAGGGCATTTTTCCGAAGGAAAGCGAAATTAAGGAAGCGATGGCGAAAACGGGTTACACAAAAATGAAGCTTGACCCGAAATCCAAAAAAGTATTTCTGTCACAAAAGGGGATGCGGCTGGACATTGGTGGTCTTGGGAAAGGATTCGCCGCCGAAGAAGCGGTGAAAGTCTTGCAGACCTTTGGTATAAAATCAATTATGATGGATGCCGGCGGAAAAATCGTTCTCACCAGTCCGCCACCGGGGACAGAAGGCTGGAACATTACCATTTCAAATGGCAGTGATTCGCTTAAAACAATGGCATTATCAAACGTGGCGCTCGCCACCTCCGGCCCAACGTATCGTTTTATGGAATATAATGGGACCAGATATTCGCACATTGTCGATCCGAAAACGGGCATAGGGCTGTTATTTCACGTGCGAACAACTGTTATTTCGCTGGATGGGACCGTTGCGGATGCACTAGCGACAGCATTCAGTGTGGCAGGAATCGCGAAAAGCAAGAAGATCATCGCACGGTTTCCTGACAGTAAAGTTTGGCTGGTGGAAAGGCAGGATGAGCGTGTGGCCGAATGGAATACATTGGAATAG
- a CDS encoding acetate/propionate family kinase, whose protein sequence is MNILIINSGSSSLKYQFFKMPEQKPLCVGIIERIGKENCFIRHKVQRDGVEKLTEKTFFVKDHSEGLQNVVQLLTDPETGVIEKTGEIEVIGHRVVHGGEDFTTAVMVTDEVKEKIRSLFSLAPLHNPVNYKCIEIAEKTFPDAKQIAVFDTAFHQSMPEYAFRYAIPEKYYSEMRIRAYGFHGTSHKFVSSAAMNWLQKPDAKIISIHLGNGCSITAVDAGKSLDTSMGFGPLSGLIMGTRSGDIDPSVILHLLRQEKKTPDEMDVLLNKQSGMMGLTGHSDMRDVRKLLEMGNYDAELAADMFAYRIKKYIGSYAAILNGLDAVIFTAGVGENDALMRERVCRDMEFLGLTIDSERNRIKSDEINEINTPESRVKILVVPTNEEFEIAKQSFELLSEEPPCEQIELY, encoded by the coding sequence ATGAACATTCTCATCATCAATTCAGGAAGCAGCTCGCTTAAATATCAGTTTTTCAAAATGCCCGAGCAAAAACCGCTTTGTGTCGGGATCATTGAAAGGATAGGAAAAGAAAATTGTTTTATCAGGCATAAAGTGCAGCGGGACGGAGTGGAGAAGCTTACAGAAAAGACTTTCTTCGTCAAAGACCATTCCGAAGGCCTTCAAAATGTTGTGCAGTTATTAACCGATCCGGAAACGGGTGTTATTGAAAAGACTGGTGAAATTGAAGTGATCGGGCACCGGGTGGTGCATGGAGGCGAAGATTTTACGACGGCTGTTATGGTGACAGATGAAGTGAAAGAAAAAATCCGCTCGCTTTTTTCCCTGGCACCATTGCATAATCCTGTTAATTATAAATGCATTGAGATAGCAGAAAAGACTTTTCCGGACGCAAAACAAATTGCCGTTTTCGACACTGCGTTTCATCAATCCATGCCAGAATACGCATTTCGCTATGCAATTCCCGAGAAATATTATTCAGAAATGCGGATCCGCGCTTACGGGTTTCACGGCACCAGTCACAAGTTTGTCAGCTCCGCGGCGATGAACTGGTTGCAAAAGCCCGATGCTAAAATCATCAGCATTCATTTAGGAAATGGGTGCAGCATTACTGCCGTCGACGCGGGGAAGTCGCTGGATACTAGCATGGGTTTTGGTCCTTTGAGCGGACTCATCATGGGAACGCGGTCGGGCGACATTGATCCGTCTGTTATTTTGCATTTGCTTCGGCAGGAGAAAAAAACACCGGATGAGATGGATGTTTTGCTTAACAAGCAATCGGGCATGATGGGGCTTACAGGCCATAGCGACATGCGTGATGTGCGAAAACTACTTGAAATGGGTAATTATGACGCCGAATTAGCCGCGGACATGTTTGCTTACCGCATCAAAAAATACATTGGCTCTTATGCCGCAATATTAAATGGGCTGGACGCAGTCATTTTCACCGCTGGCGTAGGCGAGAATGACGCCCTCATGCGTGAGAGGGTCTGCAGGGATATGGAATTTTTAGGTTTGACGATCGATTCCGAGCGTAACCGGATTAAATCCGATGAGATTAATGAGATTAATACGCCAGAATCCCGTGTAAAAATCCTTGTAGTGCCTACCAATGAGGAGTTTGAGATCGCTAAACAGAGCTTTGAGTTATTAAGTGAAGAACCGCCATGCGAGCAAATTGAATTGTATTAA
- a CDS encoding TetR/AcrR family transcriptional regulator, which translates to MKCITEKSEDKIKEAARRVFLKKGFDGTTSRDIAREADMNIALTNYYFRSKEKLFLEIFSEVLAMYFNNTIEILNKRISIKEKISEMIEHDFAMMKNEPDMVIFIMNEIHKEPDRLFTSMFHFKRLQETYFTQQLEEGIANGTIRDMRLENLLPLIKCSVEFIYLAKPIHKKLYNMTDEGFETFAETQKEHIKEMICSYLVIG; encoded by the coding sequence GTGAAGTGCATAACAGAAAAAAGCGAGGATAAGATTAAGGAAGCGGCCAGGAGGGTTTTTCTGAAAAAAGGTTTTGACGGAACAACGTCGAGAGACATTGCCCGCGAAGCGGATATGAACATTGCATTGACCAATTATTATTTTAGAAGTAAGGAGAAGCTGTTTTTAGAAATTTTCAGTGAAGTGCTGGCGATGTATTTCAACAACACCATTGAGATTTTGAATAAAAGAATCAGCATTAAGGAGAAAATCTCGGAAATGATCGAGCATGATTTTGCGATGATGAAGAATGAACCGGATATGGTCATTTTCATTATGAACGAGATCCACAAAGAGCCGGATCGCTTGTTTACGAGCATGTTTCATTTCAAGCGGTTGCAGGAAACCTATTTTACCCAACAACTGGAAGAAGGCATTGCCAATGGAACGATCAGAGATATGCGGCTCGAAAATCTGCTGCCCCTGATCAAGTGTTCGGTCGAGTTTATCTACCTGGCCAAACCTATTCATAAAAAACTGTATAACATGACGGACGAAGGATTTGAGACTTTTGCCGAAACCCAGAAGGAGCACATTAAGGAAATGATTTGCAGTTATCTGGTTATTGGATAA
- a CDS encoding amidase, translating to MKRRNFVRLASAAGITTVAFPFFQCQTKSANQEKHEPSKFALAEMTVVQMQEQMKQGKLSSRSITEHYLDQIAAFDKKGPKINAVIEVNPDALAIADAMDAERKNGKVRGPMHGIPVLIKDNIDTKDKMQTTAGSIALAGNIASVDAFVVKKMREAGTVILGKTNMSEWANFRSTRSSSGWSSRGGQTRNPYILDRSPCGSSSGSGAAVAANFCAVAVGTETNGSIACPAAMNGVVGIKPTVGLVSRSGIIPISATQDTAGPLGRTVADAAMLLSAMVGADPNDPAKTAVDYKIFTDFTASLYPNGLKGKRIGIEKDFLKQHEDVDALLKKALDQMREKGAVIVEVNYMKTQKVDGAESILLHYEFKDGLNKYLSKSNSKIKSLEALIAFNKANAAKAMPYFQQELLEISQEKGDLESKEYKEALKKILNVRNTLNALFESEKLDALCGPATGPAWCNDLVNGDFWTGYGGYGPAAISGFPSVTVPMGAVNELPVGISFLGKAFGEPDLIRIAYAYEQASKNRKAPRFIETVKA from the coding sequence ATGAAAAGAAGAAACTTTGTGCGTCTGGCTTCTGCTGCTGGAATTACTACTGTTGCGTTTCCATTTTTTCAATGTCAGACCAAATCGGCAAACCAGGAAAAGCACGAGCCGTCCAAATTCGCATTAGCCGAAATGACGGTCGTGCAAATGCAGGAGCAGATGAAGCAGGGCAAATTATCATCTCGCTCAATCACAGAGCATTACCTTGATCAAATTGCTGCTTTTGATAAAAAAGGGCCGAAGATCAATGCAGTGATCGAAGTCAACCCGGACGCACTTGCCATTGCGGATGCGATGGATGCGGAGCGAAAAAACGGGAAGGTCCGGGGGCCGATGCACGGCATTCCGGTGCTGATCAAGGATAACATTGATACGAAGGATAAAATGCAAACAACTGCGGGCTCAATCGCACTTGCCGGCAACATTGCTTCTGTGGATGCATTTGTAGTCAAGAAAATGCGCGAAGCCGGAACGGTTATTCTCGGCAAAACCAATATGAGCGAATGGGCTAACTTTCGGTCTACGCGTTCGTCGAGCGGATGGAGCAGCCGTGGCGGGCAAACCAGGAATCCGTACATACTGGACCGTTCCCCTTGCGGTTCCAGTTCGGGATCAGGCGCGGCCGTTGCCGCAAATTTCTGCGCTGTGGCTGTAGGCACGGAAACCAACGGTTCCATCGCATGCCCGGCAGCGATGAATGGTGTGGTCGGCATCAAACCGACGGTGGGGTTGGTAAGCCGCTCAGGCATTATCCCCATATCGGCAACTCAGGACACGGCCGGACCACTCGGAAGGACGGTTGCGGATGCCGCCATGTTACTTAGCGCAATGGTGGGGGCCGACCCCAACGATCCAGCAAAAACTGCCGTTGATTATAAAATTTTCACCGACTTCACCGCTTCCCTTTACCCTAACGGCTTGAAAGGAAAGCGCATCGGAATTGAAAAAGATTTTCTGAAACAACACGAAGATGTGGATGCTTTGCTAAAAAAAGCATTGGATCAAATGAGGGAAAAAGGGGCTGTGATTGTAGAAGTGAATTATATGAAGACGCAAAAAGTGGACGGAGCCGAGTCTATTCTGCTACATTATGAATTTAAGGATGGTTTGAATAAATATCTTTCCAAATCAAACTCAAAAATAAAGTCTTTGGAAGCACTGATCGCGTTCAACAAAGCCAATGCTGCAAAGGCAATGCCTTATTTCCAGCAGGAATTACTGGAAATCTCGCAGGAAAAAGGCGATCTAGAATCGAAGGAATACAAAGAAGCCCTGAAAAAAATATTAAATGTGAGAAATACATTGAATGCACTGTTTGAGTCAGAAAAACTGGATGCGCTTTGTGGACCAGCAACCGGCCCTGCCTGGTGCAATGACCTGGTTAACGGAGACTTTTGGACTGGTTACGGCGGTTATGGACCAGCTGCGATATCCGGATTCCCTTCCGTAACTGTTCCTATGGGTGCTGTGAATGAGCTTCCCGTCGGCATTTCATTTTTGGGTAAAGCATTTGGAGAGCCGGACCTGATTCGCATTGCTTATGCCTATGAGCAAGCCTCTAAAAACAGAAAAGCCCCCAGGTTTATTGAAACGGTTAAAGCATAA
- a CDS encoding efflux RND transporter periplasmic adaptor subunit codes for MKRLLIFLAVIAGIGLTAAKLLDNKEKTAAKVYVPDADPKVGVKVAVAEMRKLSQEASFLGSFTPNRKVEIRPQAGGEIVRLNIQEGQFVKAGQLIAKLDDEQLRYQIEAAQVTLEGYQNDLKRYEVLVKGDAVPAVNLERTQLSIRSTEAQIKQLKKQVANTSIIAPFSGIVTAKMVEKGSVVSIGTPMAEITDISLLKLVVNIPEKSINEFRNGRTIGIQTDVYPDASFSGKVTMVSAEGDDAHNYPVEITVQNSQKNPLKAGMYGSIANNAEVKGEALAIPRQAITGSAKQPQVYVVENGKAKLRDVAIGATTNEFYEITKGLKAGEQVVTSGQINLQNGTSVIAQ; via the coding sequence ATGAAACGCTTACTTATATTTTTAGCCGTGATTGCTGGCATAGGCCTTACTGCCGCCAAGTTATTGGACAACAAAGAAAAAACTGCCGCAAAAGTTTACGTTCCCGATGCAGATCCCAAAGTAGGGGTAAAGGTTGCGGTTGCGGAAATGCGGAAATTGTCGCAAGAAGCATCTTTTTTAGGCTCGTTTACGCCTAACCGGAAAGTTGAAATCCGGCCGCAGGCAGGTGGCGAAATCGTTCGTCTGAACATTCAGGAAGGTCAATTTGTGAAAGCAGGGCAGTTGATCGCCAAGCTGGACGATGAACAATTGCGTTACCAGATTGAGGCCGCGCAAGTAACATTGGAAGGTTACCAAAATGATTTGAAAAGATACGAAGTGCTTGTAAAAGGCGACGCGGTCCCGGCCGTGAACCTGGAGAGAACGCAACTGAGCATCCGCAGCACCGAGGCGCAGATCAAACAACTGAAAAAACAAGTGGCCAACACCAGCATTATAGCACCGTTTTCGGGCATCGTAACGGCTAAAATGGTTGAAAAAGGCTCTGTTGTGAGCATTGGAACGCCGATGGCTGAAATTACGGACATTTCACTTTTAAAACTGGTGGTTAACATTCCTGAAAAATCGATCAATGAATTCCGCAATGGCAGAACCATTGGCATTCAAACGGATGTGTATCCCGACGCCAGTTTCAGCGGAAAAGTGACCATGGTAAGCGCAGAAGGCGACGACGCGCACAATTATCCGGTTGAAATTACGGTCCAGAATTCACAGAAAAATCCTTTGAAAGCAGGCATGTACGGTTCCATTGCCAATAATGCCGAAGTGAAAGGCGAAGCGCTTGCAATCCCACGTCAGGCGATTACAGGTTCCGCTAAGCAGCCGCAGGTTTATGTGGTTGAAAATGGTAAGGCAAAGCTGCGCGACGTAGCCATTGGCGCGACGACGAATGAATTTTATGAAATTACAAAAGGTCTGAAGGCAG